CCTCACCCGAGATCACGTTCTCTTTCCTTTTCTCCTCCATCTTCATCAAGTAGGTAAGGGCTTCCCTAGCGTCCATGAACTTTCCGTCCTTGACGTCCAAGTAGACGATTGTGTGGAGCCCATGTTCCCGGTTTTCCTTCACGACGTAATAGGGGGCGTAGTCGATAACGTCGTTGTAGGGGTACACTACCGTTACTGATCTCCCAAACTTGTAGGATGAGAGCATGGACTTGGATATTATGTAACAGTGAACTGAAACTCCGGGAACTACGACGACCTCGTGCCCTCTGTTCTTTGCCTCAACTGCCAGGCTAACGTGGGTGGTCGCTATCACTGGGTCTCCTACTGACGCTATTGCCACGTTCTTTCCGGTCTCCAAGTGGGACACTATTTCCTTGAACCCAGTTTCCAACAGAGCTCTAGTTGCCGGAATGACTCTCTTCCCGATAAGCTCTTCTAGGGACTCTGCGCTCAAGTCGCACGAAAAAGAAGTGTAGGTGTCAAAGTATATTATGTCGGAGTCCTTTAAATAGTCCAGAGCTTTTTTTGTAAGAAATCTTTTTGACAAGCCCAACCCAATTAAATATAGGTACGACATTTTGGGTAAAAGTATGAAGAACTCTTATAAATGGTGATCTTATTGCTGGAAATATCCCCTGGTATTTACATAGCGTCCGACCTGC
The Candidatus Aramenus sp. CH1 DNA segment above includes these coding regions:
- the dph5 gene encoding diphthine synthase: MSYLYLIGLGLSKRFLTKKALDYLKDSDIIYFDTYTSFSCDLSAESLEELIGKRVIPATRALLETGFKEIVSHLETGKNVAIASVGDPVIATTHVSLAVEAKNRGHEVVVVPGVSVHCYIISKSMLSSYKFGRSVTVVYPYNDVIDYAPYYVVKENREHGLHTIVYLDVKDGKFMDAREALTYLMKMEEKRKENVISGEDVVVVGQRLGCDDEKVIVKTVKDILEGNLDLSPPPHIIIIPARNLHYMEVEALKCLH